From Stenotrophomonas maltophilia, a single genomic window includes:
- a CDS encoding AAA family ATPase, protein MKFKLYFARSFEAAMQLEQSVAVVVWPREDASGNAEGRLEAGMCVKMYQQSVIFKSPVAFFSERFTDCKSAIEAVLLGRDLVEVESGFISVSGAGEKDKGAPSWFATLQGNIESYRHLVRSIGSHATKLALKSAHDVLLYDPGSNVSGGGKSVEKSDVFRNVVLRSHERYFAYRRGADVLDGAELRSLQRSSAKALVSFKLSGFRSRHEISLNFENSGLFDRRINVLIGENGVGKSQTLVNIVHGLARSKIDSLVQSNDPFSRVIAFSSSPGRSSLPGKLRSQHILLYRHFALSPSWVRSGDKGALTAALVDLVRDDTRIGGRSRFQIFDRALKKWLPLARIGLPIKKSHATPRHYVTRGGDVYLPLSLLLGASSSVMDSFLDGLDSDRGPEFFSEGDILDSRYSHASRPNDSARGALRELQPLSSGQQLFFKFSLNLCAFIESGALVLVDEPENHLHPAFITQLMSLLREVLRETGSFAVVATHSPFVVREVTGADVSILSRTNDGEPLVRSPRLQTLGASVAAVSAYVFGDETVVTLARLTEDAFQRLKGRNVDPNSEHELAMLSKEMSTEAVAYIRASLLRNSLGGDQ, encoded by the coding sequence GTGAAGTTCAAACTTTACTTTGCGCGAAGCTTCGAAGCTGCAATGCAGCTCGAGCAAAGCGTCGCTGTAGTTGTTTGGCCAAGAGAAGATGCTTCGGGTAATGCTGAGGGACGGCTAGAGGCTGGTATGTGCGTGAAGATGTACCAGCAATCAGTGATCTTTAAGTCTCCAGTCGCGTTCTTCTCAGAAAGATTCACCGATTGTAAAAGTGCTATTGAAGCGGTCCTTCTGGGGCGAGATCTGGTCGAAGTTGAATCAGGATTTATAAGTGTATCGGGAGCCGGCGAGAAAGATAAGGGGGCTCCATCTTGGTTTGCCACGCTTCAAGGAAACATTGAGTCGTATCGACACTTGGTGCGCAGCATCGGATCTCACGCTACCAAGCTAGCCCTGAAGTCTGCTCATGATGTTCTCCTTTACGATCCTGGGAGTAATGTTTCCGGTGGCGGGAAGTCCGTTGAGAAGTCAGATGTGTTCAGAAATGTTGTCCTTAGGTCACATGAGCGATATTTTGCATATCGGCGTGGCGCAGATGTTCTGGATGGCGCGGAATTGAGATCGCTACAGAGATCAAGTGCGAAAGCGCTCGTCAGCTTTAAGTTATCTGGTTTTCGAAGTCGCCATGAAATTTCGTTGAACTTTGAGAATTCTGGGTTGTTCGACCGAAGGATAAATGTTCTCATTGGTGAGAATGGAGTGGGTAAGTCTCAGACTTTGGTAAACATTGTGCATGGGCTTGCTCGTTCCAAGATTGATAGTTTGGTGCAATCGAATGATCCTTTTAGTCGAGTAATCGCGTTCAGCTCCTCTCCGGGCCGGTCCTCTTTGCCTGGCAAGCTCAGAAGTCAGCATATTCTTCTATACCGTCATTTTGCGCTATCGCCATCCTGGGTGCGTTCAGGCGATAAAGGGGCGCTTACTGCAGCGTTGGTTGACTTGGTTCGGGATGACACTCGAATCGGGGGGAGAAGTAGATTCCAGATTTTTGATCGAGCTTTGAAGAAATGGCTCCCGCTGGCTCGCATTGGTCTTCCGATAAAGAAGTCGCATGCCACTCCGAGGCACTACGTTACGAGGGGCGGTGACGTCTACTTGCCGCTCAGTCTTCTTCTTGGAGCTTCAAGTTCAGTCATGGACAGCTTCCTTGATGGGCTTGACTCGGATCGTGGTCCGGAATTTTTCTCTGAAGGCGATATTCTGGATAGTCGCTATTCTCATGCTTCACGACCGAATGATTCGGCTCGAGGGGCTCTGCGTGAGCTGCAGCCACTCAGTAGTGGTCAGCAACTTTTTTTCAAATTCTCTCTAAATTTGTGCGCGTTCATTGAGTCGGGAGCATTGGTTCTTGTCGATGAGCCTGAGAATCATCTTCATCCAGCGTTTATTACTCAGCTAATGTCACTTCTTCGTGAAGTTCTCCGGGAAACGGGTTCATTTGCTGTCGTCGCGACGCATTCCCCATTTGTTGTTCGAGAGGTTACCGGCGCTGATGTCTCAATTCTGAGCAGAACGAATGATGGAGAGCCACTTGTAAGGAGTCCCAGGCTCCAAACACTTGGGGCAAGCGTTGCTGCCGTATCGGCCTACGTATTTGGGGATGAAACAGTTGTTACGCTCGCTAGATTGACAGAGGACGCGTTTCAGCGTCTTAAGGGGAGGAATGTAGACCCGAATAGCGAGCACGAGCTTGCCATGCTAAGTAAGGAGATGAGTACTGAGGCTGTTGCATACATTAGGGCGAGCCTCCTTCGTAACTCCCTTGGAGGCGATCAATGA
- a CDS encoding HNH endonuclease, whose protein sequence is MKYIRRPKFFDFKVAVEIGGQKNLSSFPLFRDNIGSVFASYRQYIRARGGIPVSHPLLPEGLNTAMRAHYTGEINSLKFIEYIRKKISPGVCPVCGAQSPATIDHVLPKEAWPVYSFLSRNLVPACDQCNRKKGVKFFQANSGGRPIHPYYDKFLLNRIAVAKIDPPFAYPVISIVAHQGPSIAEMEVIEWHLEEVVRKTSICDSLCERWINICRDPRAYYETLQFPGVTVEMAVLSKLKSQDSAHGTPNNWESMLQFAIANNPDALLYLEGCLADPRENLA, encoded by the coding sequence ATGAAGTATATACGGCGTCCAAAATTTTTTGACTTCAAAGTTGCCGTTGAGATTGGGGGGCAAAAGAATCTAAGCTCGTTCCCGCTTTTTCGGGATAACATTGGGTCGGTTTTCGCGTCCTATAGGCAGTACATCAGGGCAAGGGGAGGTATTCCTGTTTCGCATCCATTGCTGCCTGAGGGGCTGAATACAGCAATGAGGGCGCATTACACTGGTGAGATAAACTCTCTTAAGTTCATTGAATACATCAGAAAAAAAATCTCTCCAGGCGTCTGCCCTGTGTGTGGGGCTCAATCGCCCGCTACGATTGATCATGTGCTCCCGAAAGAGGCATGGCCGGTTTACTCTTTTCTTTCTAGGAATCTTGTTCCGGCCTGTGATCAGTGCAATCGCAAGAAAGGGGTGAAATTCTTTCAGGCGAACTCAGGTGGGCGTCCAATTCATCCATACTATGATAAATTCTTATTGAATCGCATCGCTGTCGCGAAGATTGATCCGCCGTTCGCGTACCCGGTGATTTCAATCGTCGCCCATCAAGGGCCAAGTATTGCGGAGATGGAGGTAATTGAGTGGCATCTCGAGGAGGTTGTTAGGAAGACATCAATATGTGATTCCCTTTGCGAACGTTGGATAAATATTTGCCGAGATCCGCGTGCATACTATGAGACCCTACAGTTTCCTGGTGTGACCGTAGAAATGGCTGTCTTGAGTAAGCTGAAGTCGCAGGATAGCGCTCATGGAACTCCCAATAACTGGGAATCGATGCTGCAATTTGCAATTGCAAATAATCCGGATGCCTTGTTGTATCTTGAGGGATGCTTGGCTGATCCGCGTGAGAACTTGGCTTAG